A stretch of Candidatus Baltobacteraceae bacterium DNA encodes these proteins:
- a CDS encoding EAL domain-containing protein — protein sequence MSYRLLPMHQRLANALNYGEFQLFYQPVVLLTTGEIVGVEALCRWPQRDQTYVTPETFIAQAETSGFIVQLGDWVLRTASEQVRTWQKLFNRRLRLAVNLSGRQFLHFNLVKQIEEALRNAGLDPTDLDFEITETVAMHNAEESIGVMRQLKSLGIGISLDDFGTGYSSLSYLKRFPIDVLKIDKSFVRDIPEDANDLAIVTAIIAMSHALGLKVIAEGVETQPQGDFLRDCGCEYAQGFYFSRPVPAPELEALLAKTTLTPTPNG from the coding sequence GTGAGTTATCGTTTGCTGCCGATGCACCAGCGTTTAGCCAACGCGCTGAACTACGGCGAGTTTCAGCTCTTCTATCAGCCGGTTGTCTTGCTTACGACCGGTGAGATTGTGGGCGTCGAAGCGCTCTGCCGCTGGCCGCAACGCGATCAGACGTACGTGACGCCCGAAACGTTCATCGCGCAGGCCGAGACCTCGGGCTTCATCGTGCAATTGGGCGATTGGGTGCTGCGCACGGCCTCCGAACAAGTACGAACGTGGCAAAAACTCTTTAACCGGCGCCTGCGCCTGGCCGTGAATCTTTCGGGACGGCAATTCTTGCACTTCAATCTCGTAAAGCAGATCGAAGAAGCGCTGCGCAACGCCGGCCTAGATCCTACCGACTTAGATTTCGAGATCACCGAGACCGTCGCGATGCACAACGCCGAAGAATCGATCGGCGTCATGCGGCAACTCAAGTCGCTCGGAATCGGCATCTCGCTCGACGATTTCGGAACCGGCTACTCGTCGCTGAGTTACCTCAAACGCTTTCCGATCGACGTACTCAAAATCGACAAGTCGTTCGTGCGCGATATTCCCGAAGATGCCAACGATCTCGCGATCGTCACCGCGATCATCGCGATGTCGCACGCGCTGGGCCTCAAAGTGATCGCTGAAGGCGTAGAAACGCAGCCCCAAGGCGACTTCCTGCGCGACTGCGGCTGCGAATACGCCCAAGGCTTCTACTTCAGCCGCCCCGTCCCAGCCCCCGAACTAGAAGCCCTCCTAGCCAAAACCACCCTAACCCCAACCCCAAACGG